A stretch of Thermoplasmata archaeon DNA encodes these proteins:
- a CDS encoding RHS repeat-associated core domain-containing protein, whose amino-acid sequence MHPRAFAAITTAVLMLVSVNALSKQATASEVPLAMVEPPMTYGPGYAITNLPDGSVRFEYLPTFQRWDGAWRPTSALDRALGEWPFLVEESLTDFRITRLGQSFRQVKMPLATYEILLDGVKETFPIILIPPEPLLSVVFESNYSVEVDGLAIRLRDSSGAIAWTTAQFHAWDSADPPRTWDQPITSLSYSTGVVSLTLNATMLAEAAYPIFVDPTWVTSASTGWASISTRDNVTEDYGDHNFRLGWFADNFNDNTKDSVWLTDTGSSWETGGAAQLNLSTRIRASSSRWDTKFQGKVTITSSFASFQTARMLFRWQDSLNYHALEIDQLNDIMALKRVTAGAATTIWSTSKTIAPGVPYLIKIDAFGGAFTVVWDGAVLWSGTDPGSPNPGPTANVGLETTGAPITVDDVRAWAAALGSVETVVRNAGANGAVSMRTAHTDSLFDLVDLQVRSSPDNVVWGDPQFVKAGAKSATLDADAYNIQDDDRKPYYRSDVVLRSTDDLSPALSEVATVEAAVQTASSDNSQLLGYEPWQYYVGGMVNVVNGNLLLQATDLRLPAKGWSLVFTRSYNSLSGSSGPLGLGWTHSYNANLAFPGGGDVNFNDGDGSTHFFKNLGGGRFGSPRGLSGTKLIQNGDLTYAMSSKDGTKWTFSSAGKVAVMDDRNGNSLTMTYDGNGRLTKIADESGVFLLLAYDANGRIIKVGDQNGTVSQQSPTAHTGSWSNGQNGFSSNNLYATSSTDGATHRYSSYGFSGSGSAWITKVEACVEAKTAGDDDLGVKVSTDAGVTWSAEQVVNLPTADTFTCLDFTSHRSSWTWTDLSNTNFRIEIRYVKVGGTASTDSLDWIPVKVTTANRFVSYAYDGSGNLASVTDPLGQSELFLYTAKLDRFVDRANKSLRFVRDGSSKTTEVWTGLYNRTTSSIQWEFRQYLIAYGTWQTRQATVTDASGNVTTITYDRLAGRPTLIDGPLAASGTGCSCCGSSGNEKWTIQWNGENNWVYKLDGRASRTKATWDGRANPVRQTDTQEKYTENTWQNRDNGTVFDSLVMKQRNRRGFTTSNAFDWEGNPTKTTDALGNFTQSVYDASGFVTKTTDRRNFNTTYTYDVHGWRLNTTDALGHVTKTEYDTVGRVVKTTTALGFVSRKAYNANDWVVIETNPLGFTTKFQYNARGDRTAVVDANGNQTTSVVNVTWGKVQKNFEATGDVTENTYDKLGRLGQVKDPDGKLWTYEYDKFNRKTKEKDPFLHLTQRVYDAAGNVVTRIDGNAKYTNSTYDTLNRLTQVSYQDGNTLTYAYDANGNRMTETGYGFTRTSEYDALDRLTKMTFNFGSFLKIVQYTYDQNGNRKTMVYPDGFTVTYVWDADNRLANIQITGQTWTFTYDADHRRTSATHPNGLQLNATYDNAGRLTAIRSKDAGSTVEGFTYTYDKVANRKTQGQEANSTSLSFAYDKEYELNTTTYEAGSKAYYQYDANDNRLFRNETGKQTKYFYGVDSSISRREEYAGGSLRVTNNYTYDSNGNRVQNVKAVIGQGTTTYNYQYDLENRLVKVLSGNTEITSYAYFSDGSRIRRTASGVATYFLYDFRDFNGYNDIIAEYDTSGNMVARYVHGPGDDEPLAMSRGGSWYYYHIDGLGSVTMLTRADKTVANRYVYDDFGGFRSRTEAVANPYTYTGREYDSAVDLIFYRARYYDPLTGRFLTRDPAGIVDGANVYVYTGNNPVNRVDPSGLCGFWDIGCVIRENFCMISCSFLLGLGVAAVAAAGAAKACYGNIYCIFGITALAGFFAAPAIGAACAALCHAPIGVGLLTGLVTWAFIMACVPALWWDPLALAICIGLELLIGAVYAAMLANLAPYGVYP is encoded by the coding sequence GTGCACCCCCGAGCGTTCGCGGCGATCACCACTGCCGTCCTGATGTTAGTTTCGGTCAACGCGCTCTCGAAGCAGGCGACTGCCTCGGAGGTGCCGCTGGCAATGGTCGAGCCGCCGATGACGTACGGCCCGGGGTACGCGATCACGAACCTCCCGGACGGCTCCGTGCGGTTCGAATACCTGCCGACGTTCCAGCGCTGGGATGGGGCGTGGCGACCCACGAGCGCCCTCGACCGAGCCTTGGGCGAGTGGCCGTTCCTAGTCGAAGAGAGCTTGACGGACTTCCGGATCACCCGCCTCGGCCAGAGCTTCCGGCAGGTCAAGATGCCCCTCGCGACGTACGAAATCCTCTTGGACGGCGTGAAGGAGACGTTCCCGATCATCCTCATCCCTCCTGAGCCCCTCCTCTCCGTCGTCTTCGAATCGAACTACTCCGTCGAGGTCGACGGCCTCGCGATTCGGCTCCGGGATTCCAGCGGGGCCATCGCCTGGACGACGGCGCAGTTCCACGCGTGGGATTCGGCGGACCCGCCTCGGACGTGGGACCAGCCGATTACGTCCCTTTCTTACTCGACCGGCGTGGTGAGCCTCACCCTCAACGCGACGATGCTCGCGGAGGCCGCCTACCCGATCTTCGTCGACCCGACGTGGGTCACGAGCGCGTCGACGGGGTGGGCGAGCATTTCGACGCGGGACAACGTGACGGAGGACTACGGCGACCACAACTTCCGACTCGGCTGGTTCGCGGACAACTTCAACGACAACACGAAAGACAGCGTTTGGCTCACGGACACCGGCTCGTCGTGGGAGACAGGCGGGGCCGCACAGCTGAACCTTTCGACCCGGATCCGGGCGTCCTCAAGCCGATGGGACACGAAGTTCCAAGGGAAAGTCACGATCACGAGCTCCTTCGCGAGCTTCCAGACCGCGCGGATGCTGTTTCGATGGCAAGACTCGCTCAACTATCACGCTTTGGAGATCGACCAGTTGAACGACATCATGGCTCTGAAGAGGGTGACCGCGGGAGCCGCGACCACGATTTGGTCCACCTCCAAGACGATCGCTCCCGGCGTGCCCTATCTCATCAAGATCGACGCCTTCGGGGGCGCCTTCACCGTCGTATGGGATGGCGCGGTCCTGTGGTCCGGGACGGACCCCGGTTCGCCGAACCCGGGCCCTACGGCGAACGTGGGGCTCGAGACGACAGGGGCCCCGATCACCGTCGACGACGTCCGAGCATGGGCTGCAGCCCTCGGGAGCGTGGAGACGGTCGTCCGAAACGCGGGCGCCAACGGGGCCGTCTCGATGCGAACGGCGCACACGGACTCCCTATTCGACCTCGTCGACCTGCAGGTCCGCTCCTCGCCCGACAACGTCGTCTGGGGCGACCCGCAGTTCGTGAAGGCGGGCGCCAAGTCCGCGACGCTCGACGCCGACGCGTACAACATCCAGGACGACGATCGGAAACCGTACTACCGGAGTGACGTCGTCCTCCGGAGCACGGACGACCTCTCGCCCGCGCTTTCCGAGGTCGCCACGGTCGAGGCGGCCGTCCAGACCGCGTCGTCGGACAATTCCCAGCTCCTCGGGTACGAGCCGTGGCAGTACTACGTCGGCGGCATGGTCAACGTGGTCAACGGGAATCTCCTGCTGCAGGCCACGGACCTGCGGCTCCCTGCGAAGGGATGGAGCCTCGTGTTCACCCGATCATACAACAGCCTCAGCGGCTCGTCCGGACCGCTCGGGCTCGGATGGACGCACTCGTACAACGCTAACTTGGCGTTCCCAGGCGGGGGCGATGTAAACTTCAACGACGGCGACGGATCGACCCACTTCTTCAAGAACTTGGGCGGAGGCCGATTCGGTTCGCCGAGGGGCCTGAGCGGGACGAAGCTCATCCAGAACGGCGACCTGACGTACGCGATGTCCTCGAAGGACGGGACGAAGTGGACGTTCTCCTCGGCGGGCAAGGTGGCCGTGATGGACGATCGGAACGGGAACTCGCTCACGATGACGTACGACGGCAACGGCCGCCTGACGAAGATCGCCGACGAGTCCGGCGTCTTCCTCCTGTTGGCATACGATGCGAACGGCCGGATCATCAAGGTCGGTGACCAAAACGGCACGGTCAGCCAGCAGAGCCCGACGGCCCACACCGGCTCCTGGTCGAACGGCCAGAACGGATTCAGTTCGAACAACTTGTACGCGACCTCCAGCACAGACGGGGCGACGCACCGTTACTCGTCGTACGGTTTCTCGGGGTCAGGGAGCGCGTGGATCACGAAAGTCGAGGCGTGCGTCGAGGCCAAGACAGCCGGAGACGACGATCTCGGCGTGAAGGTCAGCACGGACGCCGGCGTCACGTGGAGCGCGGAGCAAGTCGTGAACCTCCCGACCGCTGATACGTTCACCTGCCTCGACTTCACGTCCCATCGGTCGTCCTGGACGTGGACCGACCTGTCGAACACGAACTTCCGCATCGAGATCCGGTACGTCAAGGTCGGCGGGACCGCGTCGACGGACTCCCTCGACTGGATCCCCGTCAAAGTCACGACGGCGAACCGATTTGTATCGTACGCCTACGACGGTTCGGGCAACCTCGCAAGCGTGACGGATCCGCTAGGTCAATCCGAGCTGTTCCTCTATACCGCCAAGCTCGACAGATTCGTGGATCGGGCTAACAAGAGCCTGCGGTTCGTCCGCGACGGCAGCTCGAAGACCACGGAAGTTTGGACCGGACTGTACAACCGGACGACATCCTCCATCCAGTGGGAGTTCCGGCAGTACCTGATCGCCTACGGCACGTGGCAGACCCGTCAGGCGACGGTGACGGACGCATCGGGCAACGTCACGACGATTACGTACGACCGGCTCGCGGGGCGCCCGACCCTGATCGACGGACCCCTCGCCGCCTCGGGGACCGGATGTTCTTGTTGCGGCTCGAGCGGAAACGAGAAGTGGACGATCCAATGGAACGGGGAGAACAACTGGGTCTACAAGCTGGACGGCCGAGCGAGCCGCACGAAAGCCACCTGGGACGGGCGAGCGAATCCCGTACGGCAGACGGACACCCAGGAGAAGTACACGGAGAACACGTGGCAGAACCGCGACAACGGCACCGTCTTCGATTCACTCGTAATGAAGCAACGGAACCGACGTGGGTTCACGACCTCCAACGCTTTCGACTGGGAGGGCAACCCTACCAAGACGACGGACGCGCTGGGGAATTTCACGCAGTCTGTCTACGACGCCTCCGGATTCGTGACGAAGACGACGGACAGGCGCAACTTCAACACGACATACACGTACGACGTCCACGGGTGGCGGCTCAACACGACTGATGCTCTCGGCCACGTCACGAAGACCGAATACGACACCGTGGGCCGGGTCGTCAAGACCACGACGGCCTTGGGCTTCGTGAGCCGCAAGGCGTACAACGCGAACGACTGGGTTGTCATCGAGACGAATCCGTTGGGCTTCACGACGAAATTCCAGTACAACGCGCGAGGGGACCGCACGGCCGTGGTGGACGCAAACGGGAACCAGACAACGTCCGTTGTCAACGTCACCTGGGGGAAGGTCCAGAAGAATTTCGAGGCGACGGGCGATGTGACGGAGAACACGTACGACAAGCTCGGTCGCCTCGGGCAGGTGAAGGATCCAGACGGCAAACTGTGGACGTACGAATACGACAAGTTCAATCGGAAGACGAAAGAGAAGGACCCGTTCCTGCACCTCACCCAACGGGTATACGACGCCGCGGGAAACGTCGTCACGCGCATCGATGGAAACGCAAAGTACACGAACTCGACGTATGACACCTTGAACCGCCTGACCCAGGTCAGCTACCAAGACGGGAACACGTTGACGTACGCGTACGACGCGAACGGGAACCGCATGACCGAGACCGGCTACGGCTTCACGCGGACGTCCGAGTACGATGCTCTCGACCGTCTCACGAAGATGACGTTCAACTTCGGCTCCTTCTTAAAGATCGTCCAATACACGTACGACCAGAACGGCAACCGGAAGACGATGGTCTATCCGGACGGCTTCACGGTCACGTACGTCTGGGACGCCGACAACCGGCTTGCGAACATCCAAATTACGGGGCAAACGTGGACGTTCACGTACGACGCGGACCACCGCCGCACGTCGGCGACGCATCCGAACGGACTCCAGTTGAACGCGACGTACGACAACGCGGGACGCCTCACGGCGATCCGATCGAAGGACGCTGGGTCGACCGTCGAGGGATTCACGTACACGTACGACAAAGTCGCAAACCGGAAGACGCAGGGACAAGAAGCGAACAGCACGAGTCTATCCTTCGCATACGACAAGGAGTACGAGCTCAATACGACGACATACGAGGCCGGATCGAAGGCGTACTACCAGTACGACGCGAACGACAACCGCCTGTTCCGGAACGAGACGGGGAAGCAGACGAAGTACTTCTACGGCGTGGATTCATCGATCTCCCGGCGGGAGGAGTACGCGGGCGGGAGCCTGCGCGTCACGAACAACTACACGTACGACTCGAACGGCAACCGCGTCCAGAACGTCAAGGCCGTGATCGGGCAAGGCACGACGACGTACAACTACCAGTACGACCTCGAGAACCGACTCGTCAAGGTCCTCTCGGGGAACACAGAGATTACGTCGTACGCGTACTTCTCCGACGGCTCCCGAATCCGGCGAACGGCCTCAGGCGTGGCGACGTACTTCCTTTACGACTTCCGGGACTTCAACGGCTACAACGACATCATCGCGGAGTACGACACCTCCGGGAACATGGTCGCCCGCTACGTCCACGGCCCCGGCGACGACGAGCCCTTGGCGATGTCCCGTGGCGGCTCGTGGTACTACTACCACATCGACGGCCTCGGCAGCGTGACGATGCTCACCCGCGCCGACAAGACGGTCGCGAACCGTTATGTGTACGACGATTTCGGAGGCTTCCGGTCGCGAACCGAGGCGGTCGCGAACCCGTACACTTATACGGGGCGGGAGTACGACTCCGCCGTCGACCTGATCTTCTACCGGGCGAGGTACTACGACCCACTCACTGGGCGGTTCCTGACGAGGGACCCAGCGGGGATCGTGGACGGGGCGAACGTGTACGTGTACACGGGGAACAATCCAGTGAATCGCGTCGACCCAAGCGGCTTGTGCGGCTTCTGGGATATTGGCTGCGTCATCCGTGAAAACTTTTGCATGATCAGCTGCTCGTTCCTGCTCGGGCTGGGCGTCGCCGCTGTTGCAGCCGCCGGGGCAGCGAAGGCATGCTACGGGAACATATACTGCATTTTCGGCATAACGGCCCTCGCGGGGTTCTTCGCTGCTCCCGCGATTGGCGCGGCTTGCGCAGCTTTGTGCCACGCTCCGATAGGCGTCGGATTGCTAACGGGCTTGGTAACCTGGGCGTTCATCATGGCCTGCGTTCCTGCGCTGTGGTGGGACCCTCTAGCACTTGCGATCTGCATTGGTCTGGAACTCTTGATTGGAGCGGTCTATGCCGCAATGCTTGCCAATCTTGCTCCTTACGGGGTCTATCCCTGA
- a CDS encoding PIN domain-containing protein — protein MNIIVDTNVIVAALIQRGIVRELILRRPGVFMTAEACVREVWENRDDWNRKKVPETLVKEALDLLTDEFVSVVPRSAYKEKEDEAAGLIRDPDDVPVVALALAVDNEGIWTFNTKDFSEPRLLSRSRILGTAEVKSLLSAL, from the coding sequence TTGAACATCATCGTCGACACGAACGTGATCGTTGCGGCCCTGATACAGCGTGGCATCGTGCGGGAGCTGATTCTCCGCCGTCCCGGCGTCTTCATGACTGCGGAGGCGTGCGTCCGCGAGGTGTGGGAGAACCGGGACGATTGGAACCGCAAGAAAGTTCCGGAGACCCTCGTTAAGGAGGCTCTCGATCTCCTCACCGACGAATTCGTCAGCGTCGTCCCGAGGTCCGCGTACAAGGAAAAGGAAGACGAGGCCGCAGGTCTGATTCGCGATCCCGATGACGTCCCTGTCGTCGCGCTCGCCCTCGCCGTGGACAACGAAGGCATCTGGACCTTCAACACGAAAGACTTCTCTGAACCTCGGTTGTTATCGCGGTCCCGGATTCTGGGCACAGCTGAGGTCAAGTCGCTCTTGAGCGCCCTGTGA
- a CDS encoding methyltransferase domain-containing protein — protein sequence MLDIGSGSGTDILFASLKVGSSGNVYGLDITPAMIAKAQSNIERMGVKNVRILEGDATRIPLPDGSVDVVTSNGVLNLVPDKSSAFREIYRVLKPGGRLQLADIVVQSDVGDVCGLNPQLWADCIGGAAVEPEYLETIGSAGFHDVRILKRLDYFSRSSSESTKRITKTFGAESVVVAARKPGH from the coding sequence GTGCTTGACATCGGATCTGGCTCCGGGACGGACATCCTGTTCGCCTCCTTGAAGGTCGGGTCATCCGGGAACGTGTACGGCCTCGACATCACTCCCGCGATGATCGCCAAGGCGCAGTCGAACATCGAGCGGATGGGAGTGAAGAACGTCCGAATCCTGGAGGGGGACGCGACGCGCATCCCGCTCCCGGATGGCAGCGTGGACGTCGTGACGAGCAACGGGGTGCTGAACCTCGTGCCGGACAAGTCCTCCGCGTTCCGCGAGATCTACCGCGTCCTGAAACCCGGCGGGCGCCTGCAACTTGCGGACATCGTCGTGCAGTCGGACGTTGGCGACGTCTGTGGACTGAACCCGCAACTCTGGGCGGACTGCATCGGGGGCGCTGCCGTGGAGCCGGAGTACCTAGAAACGATCGGGTCGGCAGGGTTCCACGACGTACGGATCCTGAAGCGACTCGATTATTTCTCTCGGTCGTCCTCCGAGAGCACAAAGCGAATCACGAAGACGTTCGGGGCGGAGAGCGTCGTCGTGGCGGCGCGGAAACCAGGGCATTAG
- a CDS encoding DsbA family protein has product MKTESPVEIVHFADPWCWWSWGLEPVLHRLKEVYGENLKVTYKMGGQFESLQGWMEEYDVDQRSTVEWIHESIELTKMPIRPDYYFRTGATSSYPACRAFKAAQLQSEELAPRYLRRMMEAFGLECRAATDDEIIRLAEEIGLDGRRVRKDSHSEAVAKALDVDRDEMHRSGVNFLSLLVRNRDGRQVIEGEVFTAKPFETIIDDLAPGLPKRSPADILDYVEHHRALTPAHEIAEVFRIPDEDARHRLETLAAAGLLTAHAFDGIAAWRWADKKVEKLPMELVRVSHVPPEVQVESLSDLKPIVTEAVQSLYTEVATRPDKAYHFPLGLDALRYLGYPEETFGSCRRPPRSPSPAWGTHTWRSRCGQATPCLTSDLAPGRTSCSPP; this is encoded by the coding sequence TTGAAAACGGAATCGCCCGTCGAGATCGTTCATTTCGCGGATCCGTGGTGCTGGTGGTCGTGGGGCCTCGAGCCGGTCCTCCACCGACTGAAGGAGGTCTACGGGGAGAACCTGAAGGTCACGTACAAGATGGGCGGCCAGTTCGAGAGCCTCCAGGGATGGATGGAGGAGTACGATGTGGACCAACGCTCGACGGTGGAATGGATTCACGAGTCGATCGAGCTGACGAAGATGCCCATCCGGCCGGACTACTACTTTCGGACGGGTGCGACGAGTTCGTATCCCGCATGCCGTGCCTTCAAGGCTGCCCAGCTTCAGTCCGAGGAACTCGCGCCTCGATATCTGCGTCGCATGATGGAAGCCTTCGGGCTCGAATGCCGAGCCGCAACCGACGACGAGATCATTCGCCTCGCGGAGGAGATTGGCCTGGATGGGCGCCGGGTGAGGAAAGATTCCCACTCCGAGGCGGTCGCAAAGGCCCTTGACGTGGACCGGGACGAGATGCACCGGAGCGGTGTGAACTTCCTCTCCCTCCTCGTCCGGAACCGCGATGGGCGGCAAGTCATCGAAGGCGAGGTCTTCACCGCCAAGCCGTTCGAGACAATCATCGATGACCTCGCGCCGGGCCTCCCGAAGCGGAGCCCGGCGGACATCCTGGACTATGTGGAGCATCACCGGGCCCTCACCCCCGCTCACGAGATTGCGGAAGTTTTCCGGATTCCCGACGAGGACGCGCGACATCGACTAGAGACCCTAGCGGCGGCGGGTTTGCTGACCGCGCATGCCTTCGACGGGATCGCCGCCTGGCGCTGGGCCGACAAGAAGGTAGAGAAGCTCCCGATGGAGCTCGTGAGGGTCTCCCACGTGCCTCCCGAGGTCCAGGTCGAGAGTCTGTCGGACCTCAAGCCGATTGTCACGGAGGCTGTGCAATCTCTATATACGGAGGTCGCGACGCGGCCGGACAAAGCATACCACTTTCCGCTGGGCCTCGACGCGCTCCGGTATCTCGGCTATCCGGAGGAAACCTTCGGAAGCTGCCGCCGACCGCCACGGAGTCCTTCGCCGGCGTGGGGTACCCACACCTGGCGGAGTCGATGCGGCCAGGCGACACCGTGCTTGACATCGGATCTGGCTCCGGGACGGACATCCTGTTCGCCTCCTTGA
- a CDS encoding DUF4386 family protein, translating into MASVGVRAKWGNDRIGAFCGFVSGVLFFAAFSVSQAQFTMTGEQTLQSFSSYSPTAVATLVVFSLVLFFAVPFFLTLRDVLENQNRLFANAAVAFLVIGFAVTAASLFAQVAGLRTLADIYAQNTGARRDAAAVTAEAVLGLTNGLLILGLIALSTGVLLFGVLSRNSGRFPNWLAYVAILSAILGFVVFGLPFSLATLAAGIGWFFLLLVWMFASSAYLWRSGAMPASP; encoded by the coding sequence GTGGCGAGTGTCGGCGTTCGGGCGAAGTGGGGGAACGACCGGATCGGGGCGTTCTGCGGATTTGTGTCCGGCGTATTGTTCTTCGCGGCATTCTCCGTTTCTCAGGCGCAGTTCACGATGACGGGAGAGCAAACCCTCCAATCATTCTCCAGCTATAGCCCGACGGCGGTGGCCACCCTCGTCGTGTTCTCCCTCGTCCTGTTCTTCGCCGTCCCGTTCTTCTTGACGCTTCGGGATGTCCTCGAGAACCAGAACCGGCTGTTCGCGAATGCGGCCGTTGCGTTCCTCGTCATCGGCTTTGCAGTGACGGCCGCGTCCTTGTTCGCCCAAGTCGCAGGGCTTCGGACCCTCGCAGACATTTACGCGCAGAACACCGGCGCCCGTCGGGATGCCGCCGCCGTCACCGCCGAGGCGGTTCTGGGCCTGACGAACGGCCTCCTGATCCTCGGCCTCATCGCGCTGTCGACCGGGGTGCTGCTGTTCGGTGTCCTAAGTCGGAACAGCGGGCGGTTTCCGAACTGGCTCGCCTACGTTGCCATCCTGTCCGCCATCCTTGGATTCGTGGTCTTCGGCCTGCCCTTCTCGCTTGCGACGCTTGCCGCGGGGATCGGCTGGTTCTTCCTCCTGCTGGTGTGGATGTTTGCCTCCTCCGCGTACCTTTGGCGGTCCGGCGCCATGCCCGCATCGCCGTGA